Proteins from a single region of Leptolyngbya sp. CCY15150:
- a CDS encoding transglycosylase SLT domain-containing protein: MVKPLQETPGKIALALGAGAIILALGGAITAFRYPGLLNRLPIVGQSNEISDDLFADQNLDANRESAVLALVSLPTEARQADLEAIANQPEASLERSRARYLLATDLLNQRQPQEALRWLQGLEAEYTPFAPYVLYQRALAHEALDQRAEALETWQQLANDYPDDPVSVEALYAIGTTSSDTQYWDRAIADFPSHPRTLDIAQARLTSNPGQVDLLMILARYGLHLLNSGAVLNELVEDHGTALTPEDWEAIGFGYWEKQIYGQAGLAYARATATPRNLYRAGRGAQLGDRTQDAIQAYQRLYDTFPDEPDTAQGLIHLASLTSSPRQAIAYLDIVRETFPDRAADALVERANRLDELQSAESAQQARQSVLTQHSSSEAAATLRWQQVQRTLQANDRETAQAWAKQLLEENPNSEYAAESAFWIGRLSQESGNSQAAQAAYETILRNYPDSYYAWRAAIALGWDVGDFTSTRQKMVPIQIPPRHQTPLDGSEVLQELYWLGQDEDAWARWQVEYRDRMEPTVAQQFTDGVMRLGVGDNLEGIFMVESLAWREDPEEQQQYRALRQQSAYWQARYPFLYDDLIQEWSSDRQLNPLLVVSLIRQESRFESKIESVAGALGLMQVLPETADWIATQSDDIGEFTMTDPNDNIKLGTWYLDYTHREYGNNSLLAIASYNAGPGSVADWLDRFGFSDPDLFVEQIPFPETKGYVESVFGNYWNYLRVYNPDLARRLASYSDEQAAMLDP; the protein is encoded by the coding sequence ATGGTGAAGCCACTCCAAGAAACACCAGGTAAAATCGCCCTAGCCCTTGGAGCAGGAGCGATCATCCTAGCGTTGGGCGGCGCAATTACCGCATTTCGCTATCCAGGGCTGCTCAACCGGCTGCCCATCGTCGGCCAATCTAACGAGATCTCAGACGATCTGTTTGCCGACCAAAACCTTGATGCCAACCGCGAGTCGGCGGTGCTGGCTCTGGTATCCCTACCCACCGAGGCCCGCCAGGCTGATCTAGAAGCGATCGCCAACCAACCCGAAGCTTCCCTAGAACGAAGCCGAGCCCGCTATCTCCTGGCCACCGACCTGCTCAACCAACGGCAACCCCAAGAGGCCCTCCGGTGGCTCCAAGGCCTGGAGGCAGAGTATACGCCCTTTGCGCCCTATGTGCTGTACCAAAGGGCCCTAGCCCACGAAGCGTTAGATCAGCGAGCCGAAGCGTTGGAAACCTGGCAGCAGTTGGCCAATGATTATCCCGACGATCCGGTCTCCGTAGAAGCGCTCTATGCCATCGGCACCACCAGCAGCGATACCCAATATTGGGATCGGGCGATCGCCGACTTTCCCTCCCATCCCCGCACCCTCGATATTGCCCAAGCTCGGCTCACCAGCAATCCTGGTCAGGTGGATCTGCTGATGATTTTGGCCCGCTACGGCCTGCACCTGCTCAACAGCGGCGCGGTGCTCAATGAGTTAGTTGAAGACCATGGTACAGCGTTGACGCCAGAAGACTGGGAAGCCATCGGCTTTGGCTATTGGGAAAAACAAATTTATGGTCAGGCTGGCCTTGCCTATGCCCGCGCCACCGCCACCCCTCGCAACCTTTATCGAGCGGGACGGGGCGCGCAGTTGGGCGATCGCACCCAGGATGCCATTCAGGCCTATCAGCGACTGTATGACACCTTCCCCGATGAACCCGATACAGCCCAAGGCTTGATTCACCTAGCATCGCTGACATCATCACCCCGACAAGCGATCGCCTATCTGGATATCGTGCGGGAAACCTTCCCTGATCGCGCCGCTGATGCCCTTGTAGAGCGCGCCAATCGCCTCGACGAGCTGCAAAGCGCCGAGTCTGCCCAGCAGGCCCGCCAATCGGTGCTCACCCAGCACAGCTCATCAGAAGCAGCGGCCACCCTGCGTTGGCAACAGGTGCAGCGAACCCTCCAGGCAAATGATCGCGAGACAGCCCAGGCCTGGGCTAAACAACTGCTGGAGGAAAACCCCAACAGTGAGTATGCCGCCGAATCAGCCTTCTGGATCGGCCGCCTCAGTCAAGAATCTGGCAATAGCCAAGCGGCCCAAGCCGCCTACGAGACCATTCTCAGAAACTATCCCGACTCCTACTATGCCTGGCGGGCCGCGATCGCCCTCGGGTGGGATGTGGGCGACTTCACCAGCACCCGGCAGAAAATGGTGCCCATTCAAATTCCGCCCCGCCACCAAACGCCCCTGGATGGCTCCGAGGTCTTGCAGGAACTCTACTGGCTGGGGCAGGATGAGGACGCCTGGGCTCGCTGGCAAGTGGAATATCGCGATCGCATGGAGCCGACGGTGGCCCAACAGTTTACCGATGGCGTCATGCGCTTGGGGGTGGGCGACAACCTAGAAGGCATCTTCATGGTGGAAAGCTTGGCCTGGCGCGAGGATCCAGAAGAGCAGCAGCAATACCGAGCCCTGCGCCAACAGTCTGCCTATTGGCAAGCCCGCTATCCGTTTCTATACGATGATCTGATTCAGGAATGGTCGAGCGATCGCCAGTTGAATCCTCTCCTTGTAGTCTCGCTGATTCGCCAAGAATCCCGCTTTGAATCCAAGATTGAATCAGTCGCTGGGGCCCTGGGTCTGATGCAGGTGCTGCCGGAAACAGCCGATTGGATCGCCACCCAGTCCGACGACATCGGCGAGTTCACCATGACCGACCCCAATGACAATATCAAATTGGGCACCTGGTATTTGGACTATACCCATCGAGAATATGGCAACAATTCTCTATTAGCGATCGCCAGCTACAACGCCGGGCCGGGCAGCGTGGCCGACTGGCTCGATCGCTTTGGCTTCAGTGACCCCGATCTGTTTGTGGAGCAAATTCCCTTCCCAGAAACCAAGGGCTATGTCGAATCTGTTTTTGGCAACTATTGGAACTACCTGCGGGTTTATAATCCTGACTTGGCGCGTCGCTTAGCGAGCTATTCCGACGAACAAGCCGCCATGCTCGATCCTTAG
- a CDS encoding peroxiredoxin: MTEGCLRVGQPAPDFTATAVIDQEFKTIKLSDYKGKYVVLFFYPLDFTFVCPTEITAFSDRYDEFKTLNTEILGVSVDSEFAHLAWIQSDRKAGGVGDLNYPLVSDIKKEISLAYNVLEPDAGVALRGLFLIDKDGVIQHSTINNLSFGRSVDETLRTLQAIQYVQSHPDEVCPAGWQPGEKTMTPDPVKSKEFFAAV; encoded by the coding sequence ATGACGGAAGGATGCCTTCGAGTTGGTCAGCCGGCACCGGACTTCACCGCAACAGCCGTAATCGATCAAGAGTTTAAGACCATTAAGCTTTCTGATTACAAGGGGAAATACGTTGTTTTGTTTTTCTATCCCCTAGACTTTACCTTTGTCTGTCCGACTGAAATCACTGCATTCAGCGATCGCTACGATGAGTTCAAGACACTCAACACGGAAATTCTTGGCGTCTCGGTGGATAGCGAATTTGCTCACCTCGCCTGGATTCAGAGCGATCGCAAAGCCGGGGGCGTAGGCGACCTCAACTATCCGCTGGTTTCTGATATCAAAAAGGAAATTAGCCTAGCCTACAACGTCCTCGAACCGGATGCTGGTGTGGCCCTGCGAGGTCTGTTCCTCATCGATAAAGACGGTGTGATTCAGCATTCCACCATCAACAACCTGTCCTTTGGTCGCAGCGTAGACGAAACCCTACGGACGCTGCAAGCCATTCAATATGTGCAAAGCCATCCCGATGAAGTCTGCCCTGCAGGCTGGCAGCCGGGCGAAAAAACCATGACGCCGGATCCGGTGAAATCGAAGGAATTCTTCGCCGCTGTTTAG
- a CDS encoding redoxin domain-containing protein codes for MLTSTDFRGLVNRRFFNNLLPFPASNRIQVGSLVPPFELPEAGSDRTLRLSDYTHQAPADAAHRLTLLYFTRIFTEKQYCPLCFPHIVAVNQMAEAWARQGVALLMITSTDPQQSQQVQQDLGLTIPLLSDPACRVFRAYHVGQALGAPLPAQFLIDRQGRLLFRHLFSFLEPNASIERLQQAIALRLDKPD; via the coding sequence CTGCTGACGTCTACAGACTTTCGTGGGTTAGTCAACCGTCGATTTTTCAACAACCTGCTGCCGTTTCCCGCATCCAACCGCATCCAGGTTGGCAGTTTGGTGCCGCCGTTTGAATTGCCTGAAGCGGGCAGCGATCGCACCCTGCGTTTGTCCGACTATACCCACCAGGCCCCTGCCGATGCTGCCCACCGCCTGACGCTGCTCTACTTCACGCGCATTTTTACCGAAAAGCAATACTGTCCTCTCTGCTTTCCCCATATCGTGGCGGTGAACCAGATGGCCGAAGCCTGGGCCCGCCAAGGGGTGGCCCTGTTGATGATCACCAGCACCGATCCACAGCAAAGCCAACAGGTACAGCAAGACTTGGGGCTAACCATACCCTTGTTGAGTGATCCAGCCTGCCGTGTTTTTCGGGCCTACCATGTGGGGCAAGCGCTAGGCGCTCCCCTGCCCGCCCAGTTTTTGATCGATCGCCAAGGGCGGCTGCTCTTTCGCCATTTGTTTTCCTTCCTAGAACCCAATGCCAGTATCGAGCGTCTCCAGCAGGCGATCGCCCTTAGACTGGACAAACCTGATTGA
- a CDS encoding CPBP family glutamic-type intramembrane protease, protein MKGTPTLTRHQSAPRRLITFLIWLAIAWLPFAALGYWVIPDANTRTIVVMVILGVEFVTLVRLWGWSVHGYPRPLQHYGLSGSVSNRLQLLAGLLVGLLSLMALYGLASLLGWVTWRSPSWSLLPIALEGLLVGVGVGVGEELVFRGWLLDELERDYRPAVALWSSSLIFAILHYLKPPTEILRTLPGFPGLVLLGLTLVWAKRSTATWRGLTRRGQLGLPIGLHAGLVWGSYVLHVGEWIDYGDRVPEWVTGIDQNPLAGLMGIGCLGLIAAVMGWRSRH, encoded by the coding sequence TTGAAGGGTACCCCTACGCTCACGCGCCATCAGTCTGCCCCCCGTCGCCTGATCACATTTTTGATCTGGCTGGCGATCGCTTGGCTGCCCTTTGCCGCCTTAGGGTATTGGGTGATTCCCGATGCCAACACCCGCACCATTGTGGTGATGGTGATTTTAGGCGTTGAGTTTGTGACCCTGGTACGTCTCTGGGGTTGGTCGGTGCATGGCTATCCACGCCCCTTGCAGCACTATGGTTTGAGTGGTTCGGTCAGCAATCGCCTGCAGTTGCTGGCGGGCTTGCTGGTGGGTCTGCTAAGTCTGATGGCACTCTATGGTCTAGCAAGCCTGCTGGGCTGGGTGACGTGGCGATCGCCCTCTTGGTCGTTGCTGCCCATCGCCCTAGAGGGGTTGCTGGTCGGTGTGGGGGTCGGCGTGGGGGAAGAACTGGTGTTTCGAGGCTGGCTATTGGATGAGCTAGAGCGAGACTATCGCCCCGCCGTCGCCCTGTGGAGCAGTAGCCTGATCTTCGCCATATTGCATTACCTGAAGCCGCCTACCGAGATCCTGCGCACCCTCCCCGGCTTCCCCGGCTTGGTGCTGCTGGGGTTGACGCTCGTGTGGGCCAAGCGATCCACCGCTACTTGGCGAGGGCTCACCCGACGCGGCCAGTTGGGGCTGCCCATTGGTCTCCATGCGGGATTGGTGTGGGGATCCTATGTGCTGCATGTGGGCGAATGGATTGACTATGGCGATCGCGTTCCCGAGTGGGTCACGGGTATTGATCAAAACCCCTTGGCGGGGCTGATGGGGATTGGCTGTTTGGGTCTGATCGCCGCTGTCATGGGATGGCGATCGCGTCATTGA
- a CDS encoding L,D-transpeptidase, with translation MISNRTIVMLLCFAGAGFLMASQGQNEARSSPVVTDDATVAASPSLIEAGQDAWRSMVQPPLAAPAQVSPSDEMVAMAARHLPKFLVVSLSDRQVRLQMGDEVLATYPVAIGKDGWETPSGEFYVTHMMENPAWRHPVTRELIDPGPDSPIGTRWIEFWREDKNAFGFHGTNEADLIGEAVSHGCLRMHNEDVEALYASVYPGMPVMVVP, from the coding sequence ATGATCAGTAACCGAACCATCGTGATGCTGCTGTGCTTTGCTGGAGCCGGATTTTTGATGGCATCCCAGGGGCAAAATGAAGCTCGATCTAGCCCGGTTGTGACTGATGACGCCACGGTCGCCGCCTCCCCTTCTCTGATTGAGGCCGGTCAAGACGCTTGGCGCTCCATGGTGCAGCCTCCCCTCGCTGCTCCAGCTCAGGTGAGTCCATCAGACGAAATGGTCGCTATGGCGGCTCGTCACCTGCCGAAGTTTTTGGTGGTGAGCCTCAGCGATCGCCAGGTGCGCTTGCAAATGGGGGATGAGGTGCTAGCCACCTACCCGGTGGCCATTGGCAAAGATGGCTGGGAGACGCCCTCCGGTGAGTTTTACGTGACCCACATGATGGAAAATCCTGCATGGCGGCATCCGGTTACCAGAGAGTTGATTGATCCAGGCCCAGACAGCCCCATTGGCACCCGCTGGATCGAATTTTGGCGCGAGGACAAAAATGCCTTTGGATTCCATGGCACCAATGAAGCTGACTTGATTGGTGAAGCCGTCTCCCACGGTTGCTTGCGGATGCACAATGAGGACGTGGAAGCTCTTTATGCCAGCGTATATCCAGGAATGCCGGTGATGGTGGTGCCCTGA
- a CDS encoding NUDIX domain-containing protein has protein sequence MEATESSTPSLLIRYCPACGQPTFASNSPKSYHCSSCEFVLFLNPSAAVAVIVECDRHLLMAVRGAAPGQGMLDLPGGFVDPQETAEQALARELQEELGLTGVQPQYFASFPNIYPYRGIVYQTTDLIYTLALSDRPYLEAADDVAQVVWIHRDELVMDKIAFSSIRQAVGAYLNQVCPV, from the coding sequence ATGGAAGCTACAGAATCTTCAACACCGTCTCTCTTGATACGATATTGTCCCGCCTGCGGACAGCCGACCTTTGCATCTAATTCGCCCAAGTCCTATCACTGCTCTAGCTGTGAATTTGTCCTCTTTTTAAATCCATCGGCAGCGGTTGCCGTAATTGTCGAGTGCGATCGCCACCTGCTGATGGCGGTGCGCGGGGCCGCACCGGGCCAAGGCATGCTGGATCTCCCCGGTGGCTTTGTCGATCCTCAGGAAACAGCGGAGCAGGCCCTAGCGCGGGAACTCCAGGAGGAACTAGGACTCACCGGCGTTCAGCCTCAATATTTTGCATCTTTTCCCAATATCTATCCCTATCGGGGGATTGTGTATCAAACCACCGATTTGATTTACACCCTGGCCTTGAGCGATCGCCCCTACCTAGAAGCCGCTGATGACGTGGCCCAGGTGGTTTGGATCCATCGTGATGAATTGGTGATGGACAAGATAGCGTTTTCCTCCATTCGCCAAGCCGTGGGGGCCTATCTCAATCAGGTTTGTCCAGTCTAA
- a CDS encoding DUF2949 domain-containing protein, translated as MSSLQMRLIEFLQQELRIPHNSIATALRHPEGQTPHLLPMVLWQYGLVTLEQLDRIFNWLETAPGRDDCPSCS; from the coding sequence ATGTCAAGTCTCCAAATGCGCCTAATTGAGTTCCTACAGCAAGAGCTCCGCATTCCTCACAACTCCATCGCCACCGCTCTCCGCCATCCGGAAGGGCAAACGCCGCATTTGCTGCCCATGGTGCTTTGGCAATATGGGTTGGTGACCTTGGAGCAGCTCGACCGCATTTTTAATTGGTTAGAAACGGCTCCGGGGCGTGACGATTGCCCTAGCTGTTCTTGA
- a CDS encoding amidohydrolase — protein sequence MNFTIQNVLILDGPGYQTVDVQIAVSDEGASSIVAIAPNLAPMGTLIDGRHKLLLPGFVNAHTHSSEMWQRGIIPPYPLELWIAELYEFTPLKPHQIYLSALGTAVETLLSGGTTVVDHLVIIPGLEKESVKAAIQGYREAGIRAFVGPLIQDEALGASLPTGGTSVDLAPHYHGTPELLQLMEELVRDYHRPEEGIHIMTAPTGPQLCSDTLFEGCVDLSDRYQLCRHTHLLETRAQNMLAHEKYGCSAVKHLHDLGFLGDRTSLAHCVWLEDEDIPYLATTRSTVVHNPLSNLRLGSGIAPVLKYRQAGINVTFGCDGSASNDSQDLLEAIKIGTILHNPTDLDYRHWITPREAIAMASLGGATGLALQNQIGSLEVGKQADFVLYDLTSLSLLPRTDPAGLLILGRPTQAVDSVWVNGRQVVADGQPTQVNVKTLRQDLFDHSEWTTNRTSSLASEFEIRYRAVMDL from the coding sequence GTGAACTTTACGATTCAGAATGTTCTCATCCTTGATGGCCCAGGTTATCAAACGGTTGATGTTCAGATCGCCGTATCTGACGAGGGCGCATCTTCTATCGTGGCGATCGCTCCCAACCTTGCGCCCATGGGCACGCTTATTGATGGCCGACACAAGCTGTTGTTGCCTGGCTTCGTCAACGCCCACACCCATTCCTCGGAAATGTGGCAGCGGGGTATTATCCCGCCCTACCCCCTAGAACTGTGGATCGCGGAACTCTATGAATTTACGCCCCTCAAGCCACACCAAATCTACCTGAGCGCCCTCGGCACCGCCGTCGAAACCCTGCTCTCCGGCGGCACCACCGTGGTCGATCACTTGGTGATTATTCCAGGGCTGGAGAAAGAATCCGTTAAGGCTGCCATTCAAGGCTATCGAGAGGCCGGCATTCGCGCCTTCGTCGGCCCTCTGATCCAAGATGAGGCCCTAGGAGCGAGCTTGCCCACAGGCGGCACGTCGGTAGACCTTGCACCGCACTACCACGGCACACCTGAGCTGCTGCAATTGATGGAAGAACTGGTGCGAGACTACCATCGCCCCGAGGAAGGGATCCACATCATGACTGCCCCCACCGGGCCACAGCTATGCTCCGATACGCTGTTTGAAGGATGCGTAGACCTCAGCGATCGCTACCAGCTTTGTCGCCACACCCACCTGCTAGAAACCCGCGCCCAAAACATGCTGGCCCATGAAAAATATGGCTGCAGCGCCGTCAAGCATCTGCACGATCTGGGTTTCTTGGGCGATCGCACCTCCCTGGCCCACTGTGTATGGCTTGAGGATGAGGACATTCCGTATCTTGCCACCACTCGATCCACCGTCGTTCATAACCCTCTCAGCAACCTACGTTTGGGCAGTGGTATTGCCCCAGTGTTGAAGTATCGCCAAGCCGGCATCAATGTCACCTTCGGCTGCGATGGCTCTGCCAGCAATGACTCTCAAGATCTCCTCGAAGCCATCAAAATCGGCACCATCCTGCACAACCCTACCGATTTAGACTATCGACATTGGATCACCCCCAGGGAAGCGATCGCCATGGCCTCCCTCGGCGGCGCAACCGGTCTAGCCCTGCAGAACCAGATCGGCTCCCTAGAGGTGGGCAAGCAAGCCGACTTCGTGCTCTATGACCTCACCAGCCTGTCCCTACTGCCCCGCACCGACCCGGCAGGGCTATTGATTTTAGGGCGACCCACCCAAGCCGTGGATAGCGTCTGGGTAAATGGACGGCAGGTGGTGGCGGATGGGCAACCCACCCAGGTCAACGTCAAAACTCTACGGCAAGACCTGTTCGACCACAGTGAATGGACGACGAACCGTACCTCAAGCCTGGCCAGCGAGTTTGAAATTCGCTACCGAGCTGTGATGGATCTGTAA
- a CDS encoding alpha/beta fold hydrolase: MTTFPPASAPPTIQTWTWRTYPITYAQEGSQGPAIVLVHGFGASWGHWRKLMPLLAEHYQVYALDLLGFGASAKPTPGAAIAYTFETWGALVGDFCREVVQAPVTVVGNSIGCVVAMQTAVDYPDWVQGVALINCSLRLLHDRYRSTLPWFRRTGAGMMQSMLGVQWLGRQFFQAIAKPKTVRRILLQAYAQPAAVTDDLVTMLMTPAADVGAADVFLAFTRYSQGPLPEDLLAILPCPALILWGVEDPWEPIDLGRRLAEFDCVDAFIPLERAGHCPQDEVPEVIAPLLQDWMNQKGAIAPSL; encoded by the coding sequence ATGACTACTTTTCCTCCCGCCTCTGCTCCACCCACGATTCAAACTTGGACATGGCGCACCTATCCCATTACCTATGCTCAAGAAGGGAGCCAGGGGCCTGCCATTGTTCTGGTTCACGGCTTTGGAGCATCCTGGGGGCACTGGCGCAAACTCATGCCCCTGTTGGCAGAGCACTACCAGGTCTATGCCTTGGATCTCCTAGGATTTGGAGCCTCTGCTAAGCCTACGCCTGGGGCAGCGATCGCCTACACCTTTGAGACCTGGGGAGCCCTAGTGGGCGACTTTTGCCGGGAGGTGGTGCAGGCTCCGGTGACGGTGGTAGGCAATTCCATTGGCTGTGTGGTGGCTATGCAAACGGCGGTCGATTATCCCGACTGGGTGCAGGGCGTGGCGTTGATCAACTGTTCTCTGCGGCTCTTGCACGATCGCTATCGCAGCACGCTGCCTTGGTTCCGGCGCACGGGGGCGGGCATGATGCAGAGCATGTTGGGTGTCCAATGGCTAGGACGGCAGTTTTTCCAAGCGATCGCCAAGCCCAAGACGGTTCGCCGGATTTTGCTGCAGGCCTATGCCCAACCGGCAGCCGTCACCGATGACCTGGTGACCATGCTGATGACCCCAGCGGCCGATGTGGGAGCTGCGGATGTGTTTCTGGCGTTCACCCGCTATTCCCAGGGGCCGTTGCCGGAGGATCTCTTAGCGATCTTGCCCTGTCCAGCCCTGATCCTCTGGGGCGTTGAAGATCCCTGGGAGCCGATTGATCTAGGACGGCGGCTGGCTGAGTTTGACTGTGTGGATGCCTTCATTCCCCTAGAGCGGGCAGGGCACTGCCCCCAGGATGAAGTGCCGGAGGTGATTGCTCCCTTGCTGCAGGATTGGATGAACCAGAAAGGGGCGATCGCTCCCTCTCTGTAA
- a CDS encoding citrate synthase — MTVCEYKPGLEGIPAKQSSISFVDGHQGILEYRGIQIEELAKHGSFLETAYLLIWGTLPSQEELTDFEREIRYHRRLKYRIRDMMKCFPESGHPMDALQACAAALGLFYSRRALDDPAYIRAAVVRLLAKLPTMVAAFQLMRKGNDPVQPRDDLDYAANFLYMLNEREPDPLAARVFDVCLTLHAEHTINASTFSAMVTASTLTDPYAVVASAVGTLAGPLHGGANEEVITMLEEIGSVDNVVPYLDGCIAQKTKIMGFGHRVYKVKDPRATILQSLAEQLFEKFGADEYYDVALELERVVSDRLGHKGIYPNVDFYSGLVYRKLGIPTDLFTPIFAIARVAGWLAHWKEQLSENRIFRPTQIYTGTHGEPYIPIGERQNADDQDQLTGLITE, encoded by the coding sequence ATGACGGTTTGCGAATACAAGCCAGGTTTAGAAGGAATTCCTGCGAAGCAGTCCAGCATTAGCTTTGTGGATGGGCACCAGGGCATCTTAGAGTACCGTGGCATTCAGATTGAAGAGTTGGCCAAGCATGGTAGTTTTTTGGAAACGGCCTACCTGCTCATCTGGGGAACCCTACCCAGCCAAGAAGAACTGACGGATTTTGAACGGGAAATTCGCTACCATCGTCGCCTCAAGTACCGTATCCGCGACATGATGAAGTGCTTTCCCGAAAGCGGCCATCCCATGGATGCGCTGCAGGCCTGTGCGGCGGCTTTAGGACTGTTCTATTCCCGCCGCGCCCTTGACGACCCTGCCTATATCCGCGCGGCAGTGGTGCGCCTGCTGGCGAAATTGCCCACCATGGTGGCAGCGTTCCAGCTCATGCGTAAGGGAAATGACCCGGTGCAGCCTCGGGATGATCTGGACTATGCTGCCAACTTTCTCTACATGCTCAATGAACGAGAGCCGGATCCTCTAGCAGCCCGTGTGTTTGATGTTTGTCTAACGCTCCATGCGGAGCACACGATCAATGCATCCACCTTCTCTGCCATGGTGACGGCTTCTACCCTCACCGACCCCTATGCGGTGGTGGCATCGGCAGTGGGCACCCTGGCTGGCCCTCTCCATGGTGGAGCTAATGAGGAGGTGATCACCATGCTGGAGGAAATTGGCTCGGTGGATAATGTGGTGCCCTATCTCGATGGCTGCATTGCCCAGAAAACGAAGATCATGGGCTTTGGTCACCGGGTGTATAAGGTGAAGGATCCAAGGGCCACCATTTTGCAGAGCTTGGCGGAGCAGTTGTTTGAAAAGTTTGGAGCCGATGAATACTACGATGTAGCGCTTGAACTGGAGCGGGTGGTATCCGATCGCCTCGGGCATAAGGGAATTTACCCAAATGTAGACTTCTACTCTGGGCTGGTCTACCGAAAGCTAGGCATTCCTACGGATCTTTTCACGCCTATTTTTGCGATCGCCCGTGTGGCTGGCTGGTTAGCGCACTGGAAAGAGCAACTCAGTGAAAACCGCATCTTCCGCCCCACTCAGATCTATACCGGCACCCATGGTGAACCGTATATTCCCATAGGTGAACGGCAAAATGCCGACGATCAAGACCAGTTAACAGGGTTGATCACTGAGTAA
- the clpS gene encoding ATP-dependent Clp protease adapter ClpS → MSVETLERSSTVRKPAPRYRVLLHNDDYNSMEYVVQTLMQTVASLTQPQAVDIMMEAHTNGLALVITCAQEHAEFYCETLKNHGLISTMEPDE, encoded by the coding sequence GTGTCAGTCGAAACCCTTGAACGGAGTTCAACGGTACGGAAGCCTGCGCCCCGCTACCGGGTTCTTCTCCACAATGATGATTACAACTCCATGGAGTATGTCGTGCAGACCCTCATGCAGACCGTGGCCAGTTTAACCCAGCCGCAAGCGGTCGATATCATGATGGAGGCCCATACCAACGGCTTGGCCTTGGTGATTACCTGTGCCCAAGAACATGCAGAGTTTTATTGTGAAACGCTGAAAAATCATGGATTGATCAGCACCATGGAACCCGACGAATAG